The Flavobacterium praedii genome window below encodes:
- a CDS encoding DUF5011 domain-containing protein gives MKKIFIAMFFFTSLLFVSCESEDSGNVSTVTHYPTITLNGERTEIIFQGDTYTEKGAVSTAGSDVLTTTITGNVDTNTIGVYKISYSAKNTDGYDAIKTRAVVVMSKAPSAIDISGTFFRNGNANNVTRISDRVYKCDNATGYNVAADKITLTFYNLDDKKIYAPFQEKTSASGLDAESNVGNIISKDKWNWVIFASGVFGTSQRNFAR, from the coding sequence ATGAAAAAAATATTTATAGCAATGTTCTTTTTTACAAGTTTACTTTTTGTAAGTTGTGAATCTGAGGACTCGGGAAATGTGTCAACTGTTACACATTACCCAACAATTACGTTAAATGGGGAACGTACTGAAATTATATTTCAAGGCGACACCTATACTGAAAAAGGAGCTGTATCGACGGCAGGTTCAGACGTTTTGACAACTACTATAACAGGTAATGTTGACACTAACACTATTGGAGTATACAAAATAAGCTATTCTGCAAAGAATACTGATGGTTATGACGCAATCAAAACGAGAGCTGTAGTTGTTATGAGTAAAGCTCCTAGTGCAATTGATATTTCTGGAACATTTTTTAGAAATGGAAACGCTAACAATGTGACAAGAATTAGTGATAGAGTATACAAGTGTGACAATGCAACTGGCTACAATGTAGCAGCAGATAAAATCACATTAACTTTCTACAACTTAGACGATAAAAAAATATACGCCCCTTTCCAAGAAAAAACTTCAGCTTCTGGCCTAGATGCGGAAAGTAATGTTGGAAATATTATCTCTAAAGATAAATGGAACTGGGTAATTTTTGCTTCAG